A region of Plutella xylostella chromosome 29, ilPluXylo3.1, whole genome shotgun sequence DNA encodes the following proteins:
- the LOC105393487 gene encoding COP9 signalosome complex subunit 1, producing MFEMNAAEPMQVDVPLEDNENNEAECYVVENPTLDLESYAASYTGFAKLYRLMFVADHCPSLRLEALKMAISYVMTTYNVSLYQTLHKKLAEAIASSGLPDVAVQMGSQDIPVIDAMWVESKTKKAAIKLEKLDTDLKNYKTNSIKESIRRGHDDLGDHYLDCGDLTSALKCYSRARDYCTSGKHIIMMCLNVVKVSVYLQNWAHVLNYVSKAETTPDFNEIPGKDSNQTILTRLKCAAGLAELATKKYKSAAKHFLAASIDHCDYPELLSSNNVAVYGGLCALATFDRSELQKQVIVSSSFKLFLELEPQLRDIIFKFYESKYASCLRLLDEIRDNLLLDMYLAPHLNSLYMQIRNRALIQYFSPYLSADMRLMAAAFNRTVNALEDELMQLILEGQIQARIDSHNKILYAKDVDQRSTTFERSLAMGKEYQRRTSMLILRAAMLKNQIHVKNIGREIGPQSGEAPGSSTSLTPRTFDTVPL from the exons ATGTTCGAAATG AATGCCGCCGAACCGATGCAAGTGGACGTTCCACTTGAGGATAATGAGAACAATGAAGCCGAGTGCTATGTGGTTGAGAACCCTACTCTAGACTTAGAATCGTACGCGGCTTCTTACACAGGCTTCGCCAAGTTATATAGACTTATGTTTGTAGCAGACCACTGTCCATCTCTCAGATTGGAAGCCCTCAAGATGGCCATATCGTATGTCATGACAACTTACAATGTAAGCCTCTACCAAACCCTCCACAAGAAACTAGCCGAGGCTATAGCTAGCTCGGGCCTCCCTGATGTAGCCGTTCAAATGGGATCGCAGGATATTCCTGTCATTGATGCCATGTGGGTCGAGTCTAAGACTAAAAAAGCTGCAATCAAATTGGAAAAGCTGGACACAGACCTCAAGAATTATAAAACCAATTCAATAAAGGAAAGCATCCGGAGAGGACATGACGATCTGGGAGATCACTACCTGGACTGCGGAGATTTAACCAGTGCTCTGAAGTGTTACTCGAGAGCAAGAGATTACTGCACAAGTGGAAAGCACATAATAATGATGTGTCTCAATGTAGTTAAAGTGTCTGTTTATCTGCAAAACTGGGCCCATGTTCTTAATTATGTGTCGAAGGCCGAGACCACACCAGACTTCAATGAGATTCCTGGAAAGGACTCCAACCAGACCATTCTGACACGTTTAAAATGTGCAGCCGGTCTGGCTGAGTTAGCTACTAAGAAATATAAGTCTGCAGCCAAGCACTTCTTAGCGGCCAGCATTGACCATTGTGATTACCCTGAGCTTCTGAGCAGCAACAATGTTGCAGTGTACGGTGGACTGTGCGCTCTAGCCACCTTTGACCGCTCTGAATTGCAGAAGCAGGTCATAGTTAGCAGTTCTTTTAAATTATTCCTAGAATTAGAGCCACAGTTAAGAgacataatttttaaattctatgaATCTAAGTACGCTTCCTGCCTAAGGTTACTGGATGAGATCAGAGATAATCTACTGTTAGACATGTATTTAGCACCTCATTTAAATTCACTGTACATGCAGATACGCAACAGGGCCCTGATCCAGTACTTCAGCCCGTACCTCTCAGCGGACATGCGCCTGATGGCTGCCGCGTTCAACCGCACAGTGAATGCACTGGAAGATGAACTGATGCAACTAATACTCGAAGGCCAGATCCAGGCGCGCATTGATTCTCACAATAAGATTTTGTATGCTAAGGATGTAGACCAGAGAAGCACCACCTTTGAAAGAAGCCTGGCGATGGGTAAAGAATACCAGCGGCGGACTTCTATGCTGATCCTTCGCGCTGCCATGCTCAAGAATCAAATTCATGTGAAG AACATTGGTCGCGAGATAGGCCCGCAGAGCGGCGAGGCGCCGGGCTCCAGCACCAGCCTCACGCCGCGCACCTTCGACACAGTGCCCTTGTGA
- the LOC105393484 gene encoding multifunctional methyltransferase subunit TRM112-like protein translates to MKLITHNMLTSKCLKGVLQGYPLAINATDVKVTEVDFNPEFVSRIIPKLDWNVLWGAADSLGHSEGLPKTVEPKYEEDQEFLKKAHHVLLEVEIEEGTLTCPESGRQFPISKGIPNMLLTEAEVQ, encoded by the coding sequence ATGAAGCTCATCACGCATAATATGCTCACATCCAAATGTTTGAAAGGTGTTTTACAAGGCTATCCATTGGCAATAAATGCTACGGATGTAAAAGTAACTGAAGTAGACTTTAATCCAGAGTTTGTCTCTCGTATTATACCCAAACTGGACTGGAATGTGTTGTGGGGTGCTGCTGACAGTTTAGGACACAGTGAAGGACTACCAAAAACAGTTGAACCAAAGTATGAAGAAGACCAGGAATTCTTGAAAAAGGCACATCATGTTCTTCTAGAAGTAGAGATAGAAGAAGGAACCTTAACTTGTCCCGAGTCTGGACGACAATTTCCCATCTCCAAGGGTATCCCC
- the LOC105393485 gene encoding DIS3-like exonuclease 2, whose product MSNLRDNLPDKSIDGSKPSTSAFRPKGSIINMKQKIGSPSKSPAKQKNPPASPRQKKPKDSKVVTQTTTNTSIDDMTAQAANINIDTGVVINNETAQSRAPKGKHAKKKENLKKLQLQMPTLPPQGIANIVQSTAPANMIHTQQQVQDFFSKNIGPLYASTTPRYLENLHHHPQYQFMYGAQAQPQLQRRSIPNTPILMQEPRSPQYLNNALQHPLLSKSFSTGGRDPSAITLEKLVASNLVAPQIHPYALLLGQAAAAAAASRQQQEKTKSSPKRNRNRNKNKNKESEPKEEKTFEAYLTPEQVEEGLKNNEFIEGLIRINPKMFTHAYLSGTDRSEQDVLIDGVRNRNRALEGDLVVAKLLPDSDSEDGKENKQKKGKVVFIKEKNHTRTCIGTLKLMPDRNRQKAIFLPRDHRVPRLNIPCTSWPTNFYFEEKRYENTLFLAKILDWTDTRFAVGTISCFIGQSGDMESESRAILAQNDLDVTPFGPNVRDLYPRLDYTIPEEEIKLREDCRELCIFSIDPHNCRDIDDAVSCRELENGNYEIGVHISDVAHFLTENTILDEKVSEKATTIYLVEKAYHMLPDDLCMLCSLFPGVDKLAFSVFWEITKDAKVLKHRFAKTVIHSCAQLSYEHAQAVLDDKEDAQKDFPEIYNGFEYSDIHKVIKTLGSISAIFRKNRFDGGALRIDQPKVAFQLSPTNGLPDSYYIYESKQSHQLIEEFMLLANMTVANRIYEDHPTLAFLRCHPEPSLYMLRQLAKALAPMGIDLDITSAGELHRSLLPYVGPDNTDRGKAMVLNMLCAKPMTRAKYFCANGCDDEDFRHYALNVPLYTHFTSPIRRYADIMVHRLLAASLNYRETPKWDVDRVRAIAAQCNKQKYNAKKAGEMSTELYTLKYIEMHSPLVTEAVVVEVKEKYIDVIVVSVGLNRRIFFNNDFPGEYNCIKNDAGAKLSKMELTWKATETSPAVKQVIEVFSILQVEMHKGDEMVKVETKLVRPK is encoded by the exons ATGTCCAACTTACGTGATAATTTGCCCGATAAAAGTATTGATGGTAGTAAACCATCAACTTCAGCGTTTCGTCCAAAAGGATCTATCATCAACATGAAACAGAAAATTGGGTCGCCTTCTAAATCACCAGCCAAACAGAAAAATCCTCCGGCTAGCCCCAGACAGAAGAAACCAAAAGATAGTAAAGTGGTGACGCAGACGACAACAAACACATCAATAGACGACATGACCGCGCAGGCTGCAAACATCAACATTGACACGGGTGTTGTTATCAACAACGAAACAGCACAAAGCAGAGCCCCAAAAGGTAAACATGctaaaaaaaaggaaaatctAAAAAAGCTGCAGTTACAAATGCCTACTTTGCCACCACAAGGCATAGCAAATATTGTGCAATCCACAGCTCCCGCCAATATGATTCACACACAACAGCAAGTACAAGATTTTTTCTCGAAAAATATTGGCCCACTTTATGCCAGTACAACCCCCAGATATTTGGAGAACCTCCATCACCATCCTCAGTATCAGTTCATGTATGGGGCACAGGCACAACCACAGCTGCAGCGGCGTAGTATCCCAAATACTCCAATCCTGATGCAGGAGCCGCGGAGTCCACAGTACTTGAATAATGCATTGCAACATCCATTGTTGAGCAAGTCATTTTCAACTGGAGGTCGTGACCCATCAGCAATTACCTTGGAAAAACTTGTAGCTTCTAATCTAGTGGCACCGCAAATTCACCCATATGCATTGCTTTTGGGACAAGCAGCAGCCGCTGCTGCTGCTTCTAGACAGCAGCAAGAGAAAACTAAAAGTTCTCCAAAGAggaatagaaatagaaataaaaacaaaaacaaagagAGTGAACCAAAGGAGGAAAAGACATTTGAAGCCTACTTGACACCTGAACAAGTGGAAGAGGGCTTAAAGAACAATGAATTTATAGAAGGGCTTATCAGAATCAATCCTAAAATGTTCACTCATGCATACTTGAGTGGTACCGACCGCAGTGAGCAGGATGTGCTGATTGATGGAGTAAGGAACAGGAACCGCGCCTTGGAAGGTGATCTTGTGGTTGCTAAACTTCTCCCCGACAGTGATAGTGAAGATggcaaagaaaataaacaaaagaaaggGAAAGTTGTATTCATCAAGGAAAAGAACCATACAAGGACATGTATTGGTACACTGAAGCTGATGCCTGACAGGAACAGACAAAAGGCCATATTTCTGCCTCGGGATCACAGAGTCCCTCGGCTCAATATACCATGCACAAGTTGGCCAACTAATTTCTACTTTGAAGAGAAAAGGTATGAGAACACACTCTTTTTAGCAAAAATCCTAGATTGGACTGACACAAGGTTTGCTGTTGGCACAATATCTTGTTTCATTGGACAATCTGGAGATATGGAATCTGAATCACGGGCAATCTTGGCTCAAAATGATTTGGATGTAACTCCATTTGGTCCGAATGTGAGAGATCTCTATCCAAGACTAGATTATACAATACCAGAAGAAGAAATTAAGCTGAGGGAGGATTGTCGCGAACTGTGTATATTCAGTATTGACCCTCACAACTGCCGAGACATTGATGACGCAGTCTCCTGTAGGGAACTTGAGAAtgggaactatgaaattggaGTCCATATTTCAGATGTTGCCCACTTTCTCACCGAAAATACAATATTAGATGAGAAAGTATCAGAGAAGGCAACCACAATTTATTTGGTAGAGAAAGCCTACCACATGCTTCCAGATGATCTGTGCATGCTGTGCTCTCTGTTCCCTGGTGTGGACAAACTCGCCTTTTCCGTATTTTGGGAAATTACTAAAGACGCAAAGGTCTTGAAACATAGGTTTGCGAAAACCGTAATTCATTCTTGTGCTCAATTATCTTATGAGCACGCTCAAGCTGTTTTGGATGACAAAGAGGATGCGCAGAAAGATTTTCCTGAAATTTACAATGGCTTTGAATATTCAGATATacataaagttattaaaactttGGGAAGTATTTCAGCCATATTCCGGAAAAATCGATTTGACGGTGGTGCGCTGAGAATAGACCAGCCCAAGGTGGCATTCCAGCTGAGCCCTACTAACGGTTTGCCAGATTCATACTACATATACGAGAGCAAGCAGAGTCATCAGCTGATCGAAGAATTCATGTTGCTTGCGAACATGACGGTGGCGAATCGAATTTACGAGGATCACCCGACACTGGCCTTCTTACGGTGTCACCCGGAGCCGAGTCTCTACATGCTGAGACAGTTGGCCAAGGCGCTGGCTCCGATGGGCATCGACCTGGACATCACATCAGCCGGGGAGCTCCACCGCTCGCTGCTCCCCTACGTGGGGCCCGACAACACCGACCGCGGCAAGGCCATGGTCCTCAACATGCTCTGTGCGAAACCGATGACGAGAGCCAAATATTTTTGTGCTAATGGATGTGACGACGAAGATTTTCGGCACTACGCCCTCAATGTACCCTTGTACACGCATTTTACCAGTCCCATTCGACGATATGCCGACATCATGGTTcacag ATTGTTAGCGGCGAGTCTCAACTACAGGGAGACACCCAAATGGGACGTAGACAGGGTCCGCGCTATCGCGGCACAGTGCAACAAGCAAAAATACAACGCCAAGAAGGCAGGCGAGATGTCCACAGAACTGTACACACTCAAGTACATAGAAATGCACTCTCCTTTAGTGACTGAAGCTGTAGTGGTCGAAGTTAAGGAAAAATACATTGATGTTATAGTAGTGTCGGTCGGATTGAACAGAAGAATTTTCTTTaacaat GATTTCCCGGGAGAGTACAATTGCATCAAGAACGACGCGGGTGCGAAGCTATCCAAGATGGAGCTGACGTGGAAAGCCACGGAGACCTCGCCCGCAGTGAAGCAAGTCATAGAAGTGTTCTCAATATTGCAAGTTGAGATGCATAAAGGCGACgaaatggttaaagttgagACAAAACTTGTGAGGCCGAAATAG